One part of the Chrysemys picta bellii isolate R12L10 chromosome 14, ASM1138683v2, whole genome shotgun sequence genome encodes these proteins:
- the COQ9 gene encoding ubiquinone biosynthesis protein COQ9, mitochondrial isoform X2 gives MAAVAAAAGSLRRAGWGLLRCAPVVRCPLYPAQRAFQTSALLRRVSDEQKQEPPPSSSQQHFESHPPGDQEPQRSHHSYTDQGGEESEDYESEEQLQHRILTASLEFVPTHGWTADAIAEGAKSLGLSVAAAGMFHNDGSELILHFVSQCNSELSNLLEEQQKLVQLGQAEKKKTDQFLRDAVEARLRMLIPYIEKWPQAVSILLLPHNIPSSLNLLTSLVDDMWHYAGDQSTDINWYTRRTVLAGIYNTTELVMMQDSSPDFEETWHFLENRIADAMKMGHTAKQIKNLAGLNQRR, from the exons ATGGCGGCGGTGGCGGCGGCTGCGGGGAGCCTGCGGCgggcgggctgggggctgctgcgCTGCGCGCCGG TGGTCAGATGCCCGTTGTACCCAGCCCAGCGTGCGTTCCAGACCTCAGCTCTGCTGAGGAGAGTCTCAGATGAACAGAAACAGGAACCGCCACCATCTTCCTCCCAGCAACATTTTGAATCACACCCACCAGGTGACCAGGAGCCCCAACGCTCACATCACAG TTACACTGATCAGGGTGGTGAGGAATCCGAGGACTATGAGAGTGAAGAGCAGCTGCAGCATCGAATCCTAACAGCATCGCTGGAGTTTGTGCCTACTCACGGTTGGACAGCAGATGCCATTGCAGAGGGAGCCAAG TCTCTGGGCCTCTCTGTTGCTGCAGCAGGGATGTTTCATAATGACGGCAGTGAGCTGATACTGCATTTTGTGTCCCAGTGCAACTCTGAGCTCTCTAATCTGCTGGAGGAACAGCAAAAGCTGGTGCAGCTGGGTCAGGCAGA GAAGAAGAAGACAGACCAGTTCTTGAGAGATGCTGTGGAAGCCAGACTGAGGATGCTCATCCCATACATTGAGAAATGGCCCCAG GCTGTAAGCATTCTGCTGCTTCCACACAACATCCCTTCCAGCCTAAACCTCCTCACTAGCCTGGTGGACGATATGTGGCACTATGCAGGAGATCAGTCCACCGAT ATTAATTGGTACACTCGTCGGACAGTGCTGGCTGGCATCTACAACACTACTGAGTTGGTGATGATGCAGGACTCGTCTCCTGACTTTGAAGAGACTTGGCACTTCCTGGAAAACAGAATAGCTGATGCCATGAAGATGGGTCATACAGCTAAACAG ATAAAGAATCTGGCGGGACTGAACCAGCGGCGGTGA
- the COQ9 gene encoding ubiquinone biosynthesis protein COQ9, mitochondrial isoform X1 — protein MAAVAAAAGSLRRAGWGLLRCAPVVRCPLYPAQRAFQTSALLRRVSDEQKQEPPPSSSQQHFESHPPGDQEPQRSHHSYTDQGGEESEDYESEEQLQHRILTASLEFVPTHGWTADAIAEGAKSLGLSVAAAGMFHNDGSELILHFVSQCNSELSNLLEEQQKLVQLGQAEKKKTDQFLRDAVEARLRMLIPYIEKWPQAVSILLLPHNIPSSLNLLTSLVDDMWHYAGDQSTDINWYTRRTVLAGIYNTTELVMMQDSSPDFEETWHFLENRIADAMKMGHTAKQVQSTGEALVQGLMGAAVTIKNLAGLNQRR, from the exons ATGGCGGCGGTGGCGGCGGCTGCGGGGAGCCTGCGGCgggcgggctgggggctgctgcgCTGCGCGCCGG TGGTCAGATGCCCGTTGTACCCAGCCCAGCGTGCGTTCCAGACCTCAGCTCTGCTGAGGAGAGTCTCAGATGAACAGAAACAGGAACCGCCACCATCTTCCTCCCAGCAACATTTTGAATCACACCCACCAGGTGACCAGGAGCCCCAACGCTCACATCACAG TTACACTGATCAGGGTGGTGAGGAATCCGAGGACTATGAGAGTGAAGAGCAGCTGCAGCATCGAATCCTAACAGCATCGCTGGAGTTTGTGCCTACTCACGGTTGGACAGCAGATGCCATTGCAGAGGGAGCCAAG TCTCTGGGCCTCTCTGTTGCTGCAGCAGGGATGTTTCATAATGACGGCAGTGAGCTGATACTGCATTTTGTGTCCCAGTGCAACTCTGAGCTCTCTAATCTGCTGGAGGAACAGCAAAAGCTGGTGCAGCTGGGTCAGGCAGA GAAGAAGAAGACAGACCAGTTCTTGAGAGATGCTGTGGAAGCCAGACTGAGGATGCTCATCCCATACATTGAGAAATGGCCCCAG GCTGTAAGCATTCTGCTGCTTCCACACAACATCCCTTCCAGCCTAAACCTCCTCACTAGCCTGGTGGACGATATGTGGCACTATGCAGGAGATCAGTCCACCGAT ATTAATTGGTACACTCGTCGGACAGTGCTGGCTGGCATCTACAACACTACTGAGTTGGTGATGATGCAGGACTCGTCTCCTGACTTTGAAGAGACTTGGCACTTCCTGGAAAACAGAATAGCTGATGCCATGAAGATGGGTCATACAGCTAAACAG GTACAGTCAACGGGAGAAGCACTCGTCCAGGGCCTAATGGGAGCTGCCGTTACT ATAAAGAATCTGGCGGGACTGAACCAGCGGCGGTGA